The following are from one region of the Coffea eugenioides isolate CCC68of chromosome 2, Ceug_1.0, whole genome shotgun sequence genome:
- the LOC113761219 gene encoding ADP-ribosylation factor-like produces the protein MGLSFTKLSGRKEIGILMVGLDMAGRTTILYKLKRGEVVATGATIGYNLETLEYKNMSFTFWDIGGQNNRLPLPRYYFQNIEAVILVVDSNDQDRVVDAREYLQKLLSQDELKDALLLVFANKQDLPNALTAAEIADKLGLHSLLHRRNW, from the exons ATGGGTTTGTCATTCACCAAGCTTTCCGGAAGGAAGGAGATTGGCATACTAATGGTTGGCCTTGATATGGCTGGTAGAACTACTATCTTGTACAAGCTCAAGAGAGGGGAAGTTGTAGCTACGGGTGCTACGATTG GATATAATTTGGAGACCCTGGAGTACAAGAACATGAGCTTTACTTTCTGGGACATTGGAGGCCAGAACAAT AGACTACCATTGCCAAGATATTACTTCCAAAACATTGAAGCAGTGATCCTTGTTGTTGATAGCAATGACCAAGATCGTGTTGTTGATGCTCGGGAGTACCTGCAAAAGCTGTTGAGTCAG GATGAACTTAAGGACGCACTCCTCCTGGTGTTTGCAAACAAGCAAGATCTTCCAAATGCATTGACTGCTGCAGAAATTGCAGACAAGCTTGGTCTTCACTCCCTCCTCCATCGCCGTAACTGGTAA
- the LOC113761218 gene encoding ADP-ribosylation factor 2-like isoform X2: MGLSFTKLFETKENRILMLGLDAAGKTTILYKLKQGIVVDDIPTIGFNVETLEHKNMRLTIWDFGGQNVKRPLPIYYYQNVEGVIFVVDSNDQDRVVNARDDLRMLLNEEGLKEDAALLVFANKKDLPNALTAAEIADKLGLHSIRPRNWFIQSSCATSGEGLYEGLDWLYNNIVNKA; the protein is encoded by the exons ATGGGACTGTCATTTACCAAGCTTTTCGAAACTAAGGAGAATCGCATACTGATGTTGGGCCTAGATGCGGCAGGAAAAACTACTATTTTGTACAAGCTCAAGCAGGGAATAGTTGTCGATGACATCCCCACAATTG GATTTAATGTGGAGACCCTGGAGCACAAGAACATGAGGCTTACTATATGGGACTTCGGTGGTCAAAACGTT AAACGACCATTGCCAATATATTACTACCAAAACGTTGAAGGAGTGATCTTTGTTGTTGATAGCAATGACCAAGATCGTGTAGTTAATGCTCGGGATGATCTGCGAATGCTGTTGAACGAG GAAGGACTGAAGGAGGATGCAGCCCTACTTGTGTTTGCAAACAAGAAAGATCTTCCAAATGCATTGACTGCTGCAGAGATTGCAGACAAGCTTGGCCTTCACTCCATTCGTCCGCGTAACTG GTTTATCCAAAGCTCATGTGCCACCTCTGGAGAAGGGCTTTATGAGGGATTGGACTGGCTCTACAACAACATAGTTAACAAG GCATAG
- the LOC113760281 gene encoding WAT1-related protein At1g09380, which yields MAGGFLPFLTMVILQLGYAGMNIVSKLAMDSGMNPFVHVAYRQLFATLSIAPFAYFLERETRPRLTFSIIFHIFMCSVFGATVNQITYFVGLKNSTPTIACALSNLSPAVTFILAVPLGLEGAGLRAKAGQAKVLGTVVCVGGAILLSFYHGPVVGVGQSRIHWKFADNLRNKTVSNHVNFVLGPFMLIVSSVSWAVWLIIQARVGKMYAAPYSSSALTCFMASIQCAIIGFCFDHHLSAWSLYPAIRAVSSIYAGIVCTALAFCLMSWCIERKGPLYVSVFSPLLLVIVAILSWAILQEKLYIGMVIGSTLIVMGLYCVLWGKNEEMKPTKTPDQEVDSGKQFTMEDLELQLFKKSNTSAGTNGEN from the exons atggcTGGTGGTTTCTTGCCTTTCCTGACGATGGTTATTCTTCAGCTAGGCTATGCTGGAATGAACATTGTATCAAAACTTGCCATGGATTCAGGCATGAACCCTTTTGTTCATGTTGCTTACAGGCAACTCTTTGCTACCTTATCCATCGCCCCATTTGCTTATTTCTTGGAGAG GGAAACAAGACCCCGGTTAACATTCTCGATCATTTTCCACATTTTCATGTGTTCTGTTTTTGG GGCAACCGTGAACCAAATCACATATTTTGTGGGGCTAAAGAATTCTACTCCAACTATTGCTTGTGCCTTGTCAAACCTAAGCCCAGCAGTCACATTTATCCTGGCTGTGCCTTTAGG ATTAGAAGGTGCAGGACTGAGGGCTAAGGCAGGACAGGCCAAGGTATTAGGGACTGTTGTATGTGTTGGTGGTGCCATTCTATTGTCATTTTACCACGGGCCAGTTGTCGGTGTGGGGCAGTCAAGAATTCATTGGAAATTTGCGGACAACTTGAGGAATAAAACTGTTAGCAACCATGTAAATTTTGTACTGGGGCCATTTATGCTGATAGTTAGTTCTGTTTCCTGGGCAGTATGGCTAATTATCCAA GCCAGGGTGGGCAAGATGTATGCTGCTCCCTATTCTAGCTCAGCATTGACATGTTTCATGGCCAGCATCCAGTGTGCGATTATTGGCTTTTGTTTCGATCACCACTTATCTGCATGGTCGTTATATCCTGCCATCCGAGCAGTCTCAAGTATCTATGCG GGAATTGTCTGTACCGCATTAGCATTTTGCCTCATGTCATGGTGCATCGAACGAAAAGGACCCTTATATGTCTCGGTTTTCAGCCCTTTGCTGCTTGTCATTGTGGCTATTCTCAGTTGGGCAATACTTCAGGAGAAACTATACATTGGAAT GGTAATAGGATCTACCCTGATTGTTATGGGACTTTACTGCGTCCTCTGGGGAAAGAATGAAGAGATGAAGCCAACTAAAACTCCTGATCAGGAGGTAGATTCTGGGAAGCAGTTTACCATGGAGGATTTGGAATTACAATTGTTCAAGAAGTCAAATACTTCTGCAGGCACGAATGGAGAGAATTAG
- the LOC113761218 gene encoding ADP-ribosylation factor 1-like isoform X1 translates to MGLSFTKLFETKENRILMLGLDAAGKTTILYKLKQGIVVDDIPTIGFNVETLEHKNMRLTIWDFGGQNVKRPLPIYYYQNVEGVIFVVDSNDQDRVVNARDDLRMLLNEEGLKEDAALLVFANKKDLPNALTAAEIADKLGLHSIRPRNWFIQSSCATSGEGLYEGLDWLYNNIVNKVENL, encoded by the exons ATGGGACTGTCATTTACCAAGCTTTTCGAAACTAAGGAGAATCGCATACTGATGTTGGGCCTAGATGCGGCAGGAAAAACTACTATTTTGTACAAGCTCAAGCAGGGAATAGTTGTCGATGACATCCCCACAATTG GATTTAATGTGGAGACCCTGGAGCACAAGAACATGAGGCTTACTATATGGGACTTCGGTGGTCAAAACGTT AAACGACCATTGCCAATATATTACTACCAAAACGTTGAAGGAGTGATCTTTGTTGTTGATAGCAATGACCAAGATCGTGTAGTTAATGCTCGGGATGATCTGCGAATGCTGTTGAACGAG GAAGGACTGAAGGAGGATGCAGCCCTACTTGTGTTTGCAAACAAGAAAGATCTTCCAAATGCATTGACTGCTGCAGAGATTGCAGACAAGCTTGGCCTTCACTCCATTCGTCCGCGTAACTG GTTTATCCAAAGCTCATGTGCCACCTCTGGAGAAGGGCTTTATGAGGGATTGGACTGGCTCTACAACAACATAGTTAACAAGGTAGAGAATCTCTGA